One Anolis carolinensis isolate JA03-04 chromosome 4, rAnoCar3.1.pri, whole genome shotgun sequence DNA window includes the following coding sequences:
- the LOC107983212 gene encoding uncharacterized protein LOC107983212, with amino-acid sequence MASFAELNAKFAIDFLYLLSQKHPDENIMFSPVNLSSALGFLTYGSQCDKKVEPEKVLSCNKEKESINSETKCLSETSARGQSLGSKQSRYLPKLPNAQTTWNKTSCRESSLFKTSEEGEKQTTKENLVLLAAETILLAENIPQADAEEESSLHYVPWRKHLTGMEESENLTQENPSAEGKVTENEATAHKYVCENLTETSSPTAPSRVEDAIENLRTMLSEFRHTVKCADNNAQTFKESWLLFKECCDNMCTSMSNLQGVLESLITVLRE; translated from the exons ATGGCCTCATTTGCTGAACTAAATGCTAAATTTGCCATCGATTTCCTCTATCTCCTGAGCCAAAAACACCCAGATGAAAACATAATGTTTTCTCCAGTGAATCTTTCCTCTGCCTTGGGTTTTTTAACTTATGGATCACAATGTGACAAAAAAGTGGAGCCAGAAAAG GTGCTTTCTTGCAACAAAGAGAAAGAATCCATTAATTCAGAAACCAAATGCCTTTCTGAAACATCAGCAAGAGGTCAAAGTTTGGGGAGCAAGCAAAGCAGATATCTTCCAAAATTGCCAAACg CTCAAACCACTTGGAACAAAACTAGCTGTAGAGAATCCTCCCtgttcaaaacatctgaagaaggTGAGAAACAAACTACAAAAGAGAATTTGGTTTTGTTAGCAGCTGAAACTATTTTGTTAGCAGAAAATATTCCTCAAGCAGATGCTGAGGAAGAGAGTTCCTTGCACTATGTTCCCTGGAGAAAACATCTCACAGGAATGGAAGAGAGTGAAAATCTAACTCAAGAAAATCCATCTGCAGAAGGAAAGGTGACTGAAAATGAAGCTACTGCTCACAAGTATGTCTGCGAAAACTTGACAGAAACAAGTTCACCAACTGCACCCTCAAGAGTTGAAGATGCCATAGAAAATCTAAGAACCATGTTGTCTGAATTCAGGCATACAGTGAAATGTGCAGATAACAATGCACAGACATTCAAGGAAAGTTGGTTGCTCTTTAAAGAATGTTGTGACAACATGTGTACAAGCATGTCAAACCTTCAAGGTGTTTTGGAATCCCTCATCACAGTTTTAAGAGAGTAG